The Plasmodium vinckei vinckei genome assembly, chromosome: PVVCY_14 genome window below encodes:
- a CDS encoding perforin-like protein 2 — MTISVKAICFHLILVQIIIYSIKCEISENSYTYKNGDAGSIEEHTIANLINEKQSHNTNTNLVNQNGGLKNSYKGLLNNQLYSLGKMPVLQQSSGNNNNINALEKLNKDNSLIKNAKGGVDSSSINQHNIVHKNETELNTNMNNEQFTNTKNSIINSHDHLDEYNKNYTDNLKSVKNNFNVPNLDDSNIDFYDNNYLESEKYIPIKYPFDNHATKNNSSNIKSNNIYHSEGSTIKNSVTEEENYNGNIKLTSFTKNEKESINKTLDTGNEFDLMDVLLYGYKPDVNSHTNIKKRYKNKQRKRVTRKFNDFDLMDALTPNVNEPISMNDEKYNNKNSNFISTKYYGIDDENPPNETLKKEDVDMSLKYLGLGYDIIMGNPEGDPLLNVDPGFRAPVLQINITDTDINNNNDNIKQNGDGQDNHSNIGDIKDNNNKNKIVPWIIPEHSCNQSKNVEEIKSLEEYTLELLSDVKVSTPFIFPYSFSASAGYKNALKKLKIQNSIIFMMKIYCLRYYTGIPTNTNMWEFTNNFRNALNKLPNTFDGLKEDNECTYEYYMSKSHTPQCEKNVNKWMTFFKLHGTHVAHEMYLGGKIIIKVNIEKDEYDQIKANNLNMKTIFDFYFHKMGLSISKNRRIQKFINKMHGSKTVSILGGHPGLNIDDSSFFEKWINSIDNNSMPIRTKLLPFSFFMDDPNMIKAYNDALIFYGLTYGIQIYDQQQYNNNQIHIGDYLENSIQQIYHGSPPGLLTCPIGTSILMGFSLNLDFYKNQSLNEIIGINACEQMKESCSGNGFINKYSDIRIWGLCSEKSLYIINQVVEQNEATKTTATCPENSVILFGFALMKGIGKSSANVVDLYPCRTGQNSCSAVLQNQKFKQSMIYIACVNKATIGLESLQTYTKVKNLGYVNSDNYQNDGYLDLECPENSTLVFGFALEFHTNFQTTRDNFIKCSKGENTCKIRGVGINTNLFFFKKDKHSLGIVALCRSKSSKMGRN, encoded by the coding sequence ATGACAATATCTGTAAAAGCTATatgttttcatttaattttagtgcaaattataatatatagtataaaatgtgaaataagtgaaaattcatatacttataaaaatggtgaTGCAGGCAGTATCGAAGAACACACCATTGCTAATTtgataaatgaaaaacagTCACATAATACAAATACTAATTTAGTTAATCAAAATGGGGGATTGAAAAATAGTTATAAAGGATTATTAAACAATCAATTATATTCTTTGGGTAAAATGCCTGTATTACAGCAATCATCTgggaataataataatatcaatGCTCTTGagaaattaaataaagataattcCTTAATAAAGAATGCTAAAGGGGGGGTAGATTCTAGTAGCATAAATCAACATAATATAgttcataaaaatgaaacagaATTAAACACGAACATGAATAATGAGCAATTtacaaatacaaaaaacaGTATTATAAATTCTCATGACCATTTGGATGAATacaacaaaaattatactgATAATCTTAAAAGTGTAaagaataattttaatgtcCCAAATTTAGATGATAGCAATATTGATTTCTATGATAACAATTATTTAGAAtcagaaaaatatattccaaTAAAATATCCATTTGACAACCATGCGacgaaaaataatagtagcaatattaaaagtaataatatatatcatagtGAGGGATCaaccataaaaaatagtgtaACTGAggaagaaaattataatggaaatataaaactcACGTCATTTactaaaaatgaaaaagaaagtataaataaaacattagACACAGGAAATGAATTTGATTTAATGGATGTGCTACTATATGGCTATAAGCCTGATGTAAATAGTcatacaaatattaaaaaaagatataaaaataaacaaaggAAAAGAGTCACaagaaaatttaatgaTTTTGATTTAATGGACGCTTTAACACCAAATGTTAATGAACCCATTTCAATgaatgatgaaaaatacaacaataaaaattcgAACTTCATAAGCACGAAATATTATGGTATCGATGATGAAAATCCCCCAAAtgaaacattaaaaaaagaagatgtAGATATGTCCTTAAAATATTTGGGATTAGGATATGACATCATTATGGGAAACCCAGAAGGTGATCCATTGTTGAATGTCGATCCAGGATTTAGAGCCCCAGTtcttcaaataaatattacagatactgatataaataataacaacGATAATATCAAACAAAATGGGGATGGCCAAGACAATCATTCTAACATTGGTGATATAaaggataataataataaaaataaaatagttcCATGGATAATTCCAGAGCATTCATGCAATCAATCAAAAAATGtcgaagaaataaaaagtttagAAGAATATACATTAGAATTATTATCAGATGTTAAGGTGAGTACcccttttatatttccatatTCTTTTTCAGCGTCTGCGggatataaaaatgcattaaaaaaattaaaaattcaaaattcgattatatttatgatgAAGATATATTGTTTAAGATATTATACGGGTATACCTACAAATACAAACATGTGGGaatttacaaataattttcgAAATGCTTTAAATAAGTTGCCTAATACATTTGATGGCTTAAAAGAAGATAATGAATGTAcatatgaatattatatgtcCAAATCCCATACCCCTcaatgtgaaaaaaatgtaaataagtGGATGACTTTTTTTAAGCTTCATGGTACACATGTAGCACATGAAATGTATTTAGGtggtaaaataataataaaagtaaatatagaaaaagatgaatatgatcaaataaaagcaaataatttaaatatgaaaacgatatttgatttttattttcataaaatggGATTATCTATAAGTAAAAATAGAAGaatacaaaaatttataaataaaatgcatGGATCAAAAACTGTGTCTATACTTGGTGGGCATCCAGGTTTAAATATAGATgattcatcattttttgaaaaatggataaattcgattgataataattctATGCCTATAAGGACAAAATTATTACCatttagtttttttatGGATGATccaaatatgataaaagcATATAATGAtgcattaatattttatggttTAACTTATggaatacaaatatatgatcaacagcaatataataataatcaaatCCATATTGGCGATTATTTAGAAAACTCGATTcaacaaatatatcatgGTTCACCTCCTGGGTTATTAACATGCCCAATTGGTACTAGTATATTAATGGGgttttctttaaatttagatttttataaaaatcaaaGTTTAAACGAAATAATCGGAATTAATGCTTGTGAGCAAATGAAAGAATCATGTAGTGGAAATGggtttataaataaatattcagaTATAAGAATATGGGGTCTATGTTCAGAAAAATCGTTATACATTATAAATCAGGTAGTAGAACAAAATGAAGCAACTAAAACAACAGCAACATGTCCTGAAAATTCTGTGATTTTATTCGGATTTGCTTTAATGAAAGGAATTGGTAAATCATCTGCTAATGTAGTAGATCTTTATCCTTGCCGTACAGGACAAAATAGTTGCTCAGCTGTTTTACAAAATCAAAAATTCAAACAAagtatgatatatattgcATGTGTAAATAAAGCAACTATAGGATTAGAGAGTTTACAAACTTATActaaagtaaaaaatttggGATATGTTAACTCAGATAATTATCAAAATGATGGATATCTAGATTTAGAATGTCCTGAAAATAGTACTCTTGTATTCGGTTTTGCTTTAGAATTTCATACAAATTTCCAAACAACTCGagataattttataaaatgttcTAAAGGAGAAAATACATGTAAAATACGAGGAGTAGGAATTAATACTAAtctatttttctttaagaAAGACAAACATTCCCTTGGAATAGTTGCTCTTTGTCGTTCGAAAAGCTCAAAGATGGGCCGAAATTAA
- a CDS encoding DNA-binding chaperone, putative: MSEYNTPNNEFKKDDEILCIEDIVNKSSSEYEKEVKNLPFVSNEHCVNIRKKKVEPAGFPFYIKYEIPILKEKEKKLTKNNNKCIPIDELFLYNDKIQYLEEIKKNENNIDDRNKDNSKNLKNEKSQNDNYEENNNSKKKEEKASLKKNTNLVKKCINNNINVYEILDVEESDDLETIKSAYKKLILIFHPDKNKGTSILNEKEKVKKKKKNNKDDEIIKDIPYYIEKYNIEKLTQEEKKTMFLKIQDSYAVLSDKILRKQYDSSIPFDETIPTKTALDEAPNFYEFLNPVFKRNAKWSSRKPVPNIGDENTSIDKVKYFYDFWYDFTSWRDFSYQNEYDYEEAECREERRWMERENKKIQKKASKAEKLRINKLVDLAYNNDPRIIAENKRIEMEKQKKKALAMLEREKNKMNTIANGLQSTNKSGSNNNIDQANSSNDKKNKDNKAASKIWKHHIKSVCITKLYNIFNFNLIQDKLNDMPFDTLCQFVYEIYCFLNFNINKPENSSVEKININQNIGKNEKETTLINISKNPRTSNINDNNTSGGKNTSSNNTGNEGNKNTGFIAHLKGVELGEKDIKLLLDIFRKYINNFDLILEMKENINAQDIKNEKGAPEQNDVHTDVKNNITTNCSLNDKVTNEQIKEKINSNEIAVEEKRNKKEGDESTENNTNTKWTPQEISLLSKALKLYPGGTKNRWTVIANSIKTKNVKEVIKKAKEMFENETLKNLSKNFEESAFDNFKNQNKGVMKKIDDKLDKREYKHVNDQNHVSSTQSSDNNSEQKKPWTHEEQMLLEKALMKHPATIPTKERLKLVANELKTRTVEEIILRLKTIKAKIMAKNAAK, from the coding sequence ATGAGTGAATATAATACCCCAAATAATGAGTTTAAAAAAGATGATGAGATATTATGTATAGAAGATATAGTAAATAAAAGTTCATCAGAATATGAAAAGGAAGTCAAGAATTTACCATTTGTTTCTAATGAACATTGTGTAAATATAAGGAAGAAAAAAGTAGAACCAGCAGGGTTTCCAttctatattaaatatgaaataccaatattaaaagaaaaagaaaaaaaattaacaaaaaataacaataaatgTATTCCTATTGAtgaactttttttatataatgacaaaatacaatatttagaggaaattaaaaaaaatgaaaataatatagatgaTAGAAATAAGgataatagtaaaaatttaaaaaacgaaaaatctcaaaatgataattatgaagaaaataataatagtaagaAGAAAGAGGAGAAGGcaagtttaaaaaaaaacacaaatctcgtaaaaaaatgtataaataataatataaatgtttatgaaatattagATGTAGAAGAATCAGATGATTTAGAAACTATTAAATCGgcatacaaaaaattaattttaatttttcatcctgataaaaataaaggaaCAAGTATATTAAacgaaaaagaaaaagtgaaaaaaaaaaaaaaaaataacaaagatgatgaaataataaaagatattccatattatatagaaaagtataatattgaaaaattaacccaagaagaaaaaaaaactatgtTCTTAAAAATTCAGGATTCATATGCTGTCTTATCTGATAAAATTCTGAGAAAACAATATGACAGTTCGATTCCTTTTGATGAAACTATACCAACTAAAACTGCATTAGATGAGGCTCCAAACTTCTATGAATTCTTAAACCCagtttttaaaagaaatgcTAAATGGTCAAGTAGAAAGCCAGTACCAAATATAGGGGATGAAAATACAAGTATAGACAAggtcaaatatttttatgatttttgGTATGACTTTACAAGCTGGAGAGATTTTTCATATCAAAACGAATATGACTATGAAGAAGCTGAATGTAGAGAAGAAAGACGATGGATGGAaagagaaaataaaaaaattcaaaaaaaagcCTCAAAAGCTGAAAAATtaagaataaataaattagtaGATTtagcatataataatgatccAAGAATAATTGcagaaaataaaaggatagaaatggaaaaacaaaaaaaaaaagcgcTAGCTATGTTAGaaagggaaaaaaataaaatgaacaCCATAGCAAATGGGCTACAATCTACAAACAAAAGTggtagtaataataatattgatcAAGCAAATTCTtctaatgataaaaaaaataaagataataaagCTGCCTCTAAAATATGGAAACACCATATTAAATCTGTTTgtataacaaaattatataatatttttaattttaatttgatACAAGATAAACTGAATGATATGCCATTTGATACACTATGCCAATTTGTATATGaaatttattgttttttaaattttaacaTAAATAAGCCAGAAAATTCATCCGtcgaaaaaattaacataaatcaaaatattggtaaaaatgaaaaggaaACAACACTTATAAACATAAGTAAAAATCCTCGAACATCCAAcattaatgataataatacatcTGGAGGAAAAAATACGTCATCAAATAATACAGGAAATGAAGGTAACAAAAATACTGGATTTATTGCACATTTAAAAGGTGTTGAATTGGGTGAAAAAGATATCAAATTATTACTTGatatttttagaaaatatataaataattttgactTAATTTTAGaaatgaaagaaaatattaatgcccaagatataaaaaatgaaaagggTGCCCCTGAACAAAATGATGTGCATACtgatgtaaaaaataatattacaaCTAATTGCTCTCTGAATGATAAAGTTACTAATGAACaaataaaggaaaaaattaatagtaATGAAATAGCTGTAGAAGAgaaaagaaacaaaaaagaGGGAGACGAAAGTacagaaaataatacaaacaCAAAATGGACACCCCAAGAAATTTCCTTATTATCAAAGGCTTTAAAGTTATACCCAGGTGgaacaaaaaatagatGGACTGTTATTGCAAACAGTATTAAgacaaaaaatgttaaagaGGTTATTAAAAAAGCCAAAGAAATGTTTGAAAATGAAAcgttaaaaaatttgagtaaaaattttgaagaATCAGcatttgataattttaaaaatcaaaataaaggggtaatgaaaaaaattgatgaTAAATTAGATAAAAGAGAATATAAACATGTAAATGACCAGAATCATGTAAGTAGTACTCAAAGTAGTGATAATAATTctgaacaaaaaaaaccaTGGACCCATGAAGAACAAATGCTTTTAGAAAAAGCGTTAATGAAACATCCAGCAACTATCCCCACAAAGGAAAGGCTAAAATTGGTAGCAAACGAATTGAAAACACGAACAGTTGAAGAAATTATTCTTCGACTTAAAACAATCAAAGCAAAAATCATGGCAAAAAATGCTGCTAAATAA
- a CDS encoding meiotic recombination protein SPO11, putative, protein MDDETDVISVLEKLVFSFILKLLDKKQKKVISKNNIIEITRLYYIIEIILKNINGNIYTTLRQIFYTNPQLFISQNISNRTIGKLTQIIKKPREILNIYNSPKGIIRGNLLLKERNLSDWIDCMSIFETRGHLISPFGIIDLKIPTTVKYVLIIEKETVFFKLLQSNFISKYGPLILITAKGFPDINTRQLIYEIQKKNKTLKFFCLTDYDAYGLNVAFTYSAKFESKVYYMDDISINNLQWISIFTPDEGIRKKALKETDFSKLSLKDIRIMDNICIKLKSNTKFGVSEANRWIEQVNNMKKSGIKYEIDAIADMEKHLDTKIKELL, encoded by the exons atggacgATGAAACTGATGTAATAAGTGTGTTGGAAAAACTCGTATTTAGTTTTATTCTAAAATTATtagataaaaaacaaaaaaaagttatctcaaaaaataatataattgaaaTAACAAGATTATATTACATTATTGAAATAATACTCAAAAACATTAATGGGAATATATACACAACATTGAggcaaatattttataccaATCCTCAATTGTTTATAtcacaaaatatttcaaatagAACAATAGGAAAATTAacacaaattataaaaaaaccaagggaaatattaaatatatataattctcCTAAGGGAATAATTAGGGGAAACctattattaaaagaaagaaattTAA GCGATTGGATTGACTGCATGAGTATTTTTGAA ACAAGAGGACATTTAATATCCCCGTTCGGAATAAtagatttaaaaataccAACAACTGtgaaatatgttttaataattgaaaaagagacagtattttttaaactgCTTCAATCAAATTTCATATCTAAATATGGACCCctaattttaattactGCTAAGGGATTTCCag ATATAAATACCAGACAACTCATATACGAaattcagaaaaaaaataaaactctAAAGTTTTTTTGCTTAACTGATTACGATGCTTATG GTTTGAATGTTGCTTTCACTTATTCCGCAAAATTCGAGTCAAAAGTTTATT atatgGACGATATatcaattaataatttgcaATGGATAAGCATATTTACTCCCGACGAAGGAATTCGAAAAAAAGCTTTGAAAGAAACGGATTTTAGTAAATTATCCTTAAAAGATATTCGAATTATGGACAA CATTTGCATAAAGTTAAAGAGCAACACCAAATTTGGAGTTTCTGAAGCAAATCGATGGAT AGAACAagttaataatatgaaaaaatcaGGAATAAAATACGAAATTGATGCAATAGCAGATATGGAAAAACACTTAGATACCAAAATTAAAGAacttctttaa
- a CDS encoding multiple RNA-binding domain-containing protein 1, putative — MHLDTDPMNGNDDYIPDEGYNRNNNLMTKNYKHESMHEKTRVIIKNIPKYMNEFDLKKHFFKMKGKYDFKITDIKIMKRKKIIKNKESYESRKICFIGFISNIDCENFKKSFNNTYIHTSKITIEDAFSPILSKNSNTFQLNEINQSEKMNKKDKHNNTVKVIKNDKFINKMTTIKKTKAGMNTTRSHVIFIDNNSDLEKVNKLNGAENGEKKKKKKKEKEKKENQ, encoded by the coding sequence ATGCATTTAGATACAGATCCAATGAATGGCAATGATGACTATATCCCTGATGAGGGATATAATAGGAATAATAATCTGATGACCAAAAATTATAAGCATGAATCTATGCATGAAAAAACTCGAGttatcattaaaaatattccaaAGTATATGAATGAATTTGATttgaaaaaacatttttttaaaatgaaaggcaaatatgattttaaaataacagatataaaaataatgaaaaggaaaaaaataattaaaaataaagagtCTTACGAATCAAGAAAAATATGCTTTATAGGTTTCATAAGTAATATAGATtgtgaaaattttaaaaaatcatttaatAACACATATATTCATACAAGTAAAATAACTATAGAAGATGCCTTTTCTCCAATATTGtcaaaaaatagtaatacaTTTCAATTGAATGAAATAAACCAAtctgaaaaaatgaataaaaaagataaacaTAACAACACAGtaaaagttataaaaaatgataaatttataaataaaatgacaacaataaaaaaaacaaaagcaGGGATGAATACAACCCGAAGCcatgttatatttatagacAATAATTCCGATCTAGAGAAAGTTAACAAACTAAATGGAGCTGAAAatggtgaaaaaaaaaaaaaaaaaaaaaaagaaaaagaaaaaaaagaaaaccaATAA